One Bradyrhizobium sp. CCGB12 genomic window carries:
- a CDS encoding ABC transporter substrate-binding protein, producing the protein MSQREETKLANHSISRRTLLTGTAAAGALSLTGLPARAEVNWKKYAGTKLEVILAKGPRGDNLQKNIKEFTELTGIQVESEQIPEQQQRQKCVIELTSGRPSFDVVHMSYHVQKRQFEKAGWLTDITPFMKDPTLTAPDLVESDFSAAGLQYAKNDKGQMLSLPWSVDYFILYYNKELFQKKGVAVPKTLDEMVAAAEKLTDTKDGTYGFVGRGLRNANMTLWTNFFLDYGGEFLDAKGNILTDGPEAVAATKLYQTLLTKVAPPGVAGFNWMESMASFTQGRSAMWIDGVGWAPPLEDPAASRVVGKVGYTVVPAGPKGQYSATYGDGLGIAAASKNKEAAYLLCQWAVSKKQGARLLQAGGGVPFRNSILNDAEVQSGVKMPKEWLQSVIDSAKISKLGLPVIIPVAEFRDLVGAAITATLAGADPAPELKKAHEQFRPILERSEKT; encoded by the coding sequence ATGAGTCAGAGGGAGGAGACTAAATTGGCCAACCACAGCATCTCGCGCCGTACGCTGTTGACAGGCACCGCCGCAGCCGGCGCGCTCAGCCTGACCGGTTTGCCAGCGCGCGCCGAGGTCAACTGGAAGAAATACGCCGGCACCAAGCTGGAGGTCATCCTCGCCAAGGGCCCGCGCGGCGACAACCTGCAGAAGAACATCAAGGAATTCACGGAGCTCACCGGCATCCAGGTGGAATCGGAGCAGATCCCCGAGCAGCAGCAGCGCCAGAAGTGCGTGATCGAGCTCACCTCGGGCAGGCCGAGCTTCGACGTCGTGCACATGAGCTATCACGTGCAGAAGCGGCAGTTCGAGAAAGCCGGCTGGCTCACCGACATCACGCCGTTCATGAAGGACCCGACGCTGACCGCGCCGGATCTCGTCGAGAGCGATTTTTCGGCTGCTGGCCTGCAATACGCCAAGAACGACAAGGGCCAGATGCTGTCGCTGCCCTGGTCGGTCGACTACTTCATCCTCTACTACAACAAGGAGCTGTTCCAGAAGAAGGGTGTCGCCGTCCCCAAGACGCTCGACGAGATGGTTGCTGCTGCCGAGAAGCTGACCGATACCAAGGACGGCACCTATGGCTTCGTCGGGCGCGGCCTGCGCAACGCCAACATGACGTTGTGGACCAACTTCTTCCTCGACTACGGCGGTGAATTCCTTGACGCCAAGGGCAATATCCTCACGGACGGACCGGAAGCGGTCGCGGCGACAAAGCTCTATCAGACGTTGTTAACCAAGGTCGCCCCGCCCGGCGTCGCCGGCTTCAACTGGATGGAGTCGATGGCCTCGTTCACGCAAGGCCGCTCCGCAATGTGGATCGACGGTGTCGGCTGGGCGCCGCCGCTGGAGGATCCGGCCGCCTCGCGCGTCGTCGGCAAGGTCGGCTACACCGTCGTGCCGGCCGGACCGAAGGGACAGTATTCAGCCACCTACGGCGACGGCCTCGGCATTGCCGCGGCGAGCAAGAACAAGGAAGCCGCCTACCTGCTCTGCCAGTGGGCGGTCTCGAAGAAGCAAGGCGCGCGGCTGCTGCAGGCCGGCGGCGGCGTGCCGTTCCGCAACTCGATCCTCAACGACGCTGAAGTCCAGAGCGGCGTGAAGATGCCCAAGGAGTGGCTGCAATCGGTGATCGACTCCGCCAAGATCAGCAAGCTCGGCCTACCAGTGATCATTCCGGTCGCCGAATTCCGCGATCTCGTCGGCGCGGCGATCACCGCGACTCTAGCCGGCGCCGATCCGGCACCCGAACTGAAGAAGGCCCACGAGCAGTTTCGTCCGATCCTGGAACGTAGCGAAAAGACGTGA
- a CDS encoding molybdopterin cofactor-binding domain-containing protein: MNKHVSPKMNRRAFVIGSATLGAGLAIGLDIPFGGPAVVRAADGSPEIGAWVVVRPDDTVVIRIARSEMGQGSLTGLAQLVAEELECDWTKVTTEYPTPGQSVARKRVWGDFSTGGSRGIRSSQDYVRKGGATARVMLIQAAADAWKVPASECTAANSVITHALTGRTTTYGKVAEAAAKLTPPADVKLKDPKDWKLIGKGVKRLDTVDKTTGAMIYGVDVKLPGMLNAAIKDCPVFGGKLKSFDEAKITGMKGVKKVVKVGDTAVAVVADTWWHAKTALEALPIVWDEGDNAKVSSASIAKWLAEGLDDAQPAYVGNKNGDAKAAIAGAAKKIEAVYSYPYQNHATMEPMNATALYTADKCEVWCGTQNGEAAFAAVLEASGLPAEKCDVHKVMPGGGFGRRGQTDYVRQAVIIAKQMPGTPIKLLWSREEDMAHGRYHPITQCKMTGAFDANNNLVALHYRLSGQSILFSLRPEALQNGMDPAAFQGVAQSGEAAFGYSVPNLLIEHAMRNPHVPPGFWRGVNVNHNAIYMECFMDELAQAAGQDPLEFRRKLMGNHPKHLAVLNAVAEKIGWSTPAPQGVYRGIAQVMGYGSYVAGAAEISVTDGSKIKVHRIVASTDPGYVVNPAQVERQIAGSFVYGLSALFYGGCTVKDGKIEQTNFDTYNSMRINEMPKVEAVMVPSGGFWGGVGEPTIGVAAPAVLNAYFAATGKRIRSVPLRDQNITFA; the protein is encoded by the coding sequence ATGAACAAGCACGTCTCTCCCAAGATGAATCGTCGTGCCTTCGTCATCGGCAGCGCCACGCTCGGCGCGGGCCTCGCAATCGGGCTCGACATCCCCTTCGGCGGCCCCGCCGTGGTCCGCGCCGCGGACGGCTCGCCTGAGATTGGCGCCTGGGTCGTGGTCAGGCCCGACGACACCGTCGTGATCCGCATCGCCCGCTCGGAGATGGGTCAGGGCTCGCTGACCGGCCTTGCCCAGCTCGTCGCCGAGGAGCTCGAATGCGACTGGACCAAGGTCACGACCGAATATCCGACCCCAGGCCAGAGCGTCGCCCGCAAGCGCGTCTGGGGCGATTTCTCGACCGGCGGCAGCCGCGGCATCCGCTCCTCGCAGGACTATGTCCGCAAGGGCGGCGCCACCGCGCGCGTGATGCTGATCCAGGCCGCCGCCGATGCGTGGAAAGTGCCGGCGTCCGAATGCACGGCCGCCAACAGCGTCATCACCCATGCGCTAACGGGCAGGACGACGACCTACGGCAAGGTCGCCGAGGCCGCGGCGAAGCTGACGCCGCCGGCCGACGTCAAGCTGAAGGATCCGAAGGACTGGAAGCTGATCGGCAAGGGGGTGAAGCGGCTCGATACTGTCGACAAGACCACCGGCGCCATGATCTACGGCGTCGACGTCAAGCTGCCGGGGATGCTGAACGCCGCGATCAAGGACTGCCCGGTGTTCGGCGGCAAGCTGAAGAGCTTCGACGAAGCCAAGATCACCGGCATGAAGGGCGTCAAGAAGGTCGTCAAGGTCGGCGACACCGCAGTCGCGGTCGTCGCCGACACCTGGTGGCATGCCAAGACGGCGCTGGAAGCGCTGCCGATCGTCTGGGACGAGGGCGACAACGCCAAGGTCTCGAGCGCGTCGATTGCGAAATGGCTGGCCGAGGGCCTCGACGACGCGCAGCCGGCCTATGTCGGCAACAAGAACGGTGACGCCAAGGCGGCAATCGCCGGCGCCGCCAAGAAGATCGAAGCCGTCTACAGCTATCCCTACCAGAACCACGCCACGATGGAGCCGATGAACGCCACCGCGCTCTACACCGCCGACAAGTGCGAGGTCTGGTGCGGCACGCAGAACGGCGAGGCGGCCTTCGCGGCGGTGCTGGAGGCGTCCGGCCTGCCGGCCGAGAAGTGCGACGTGCACAAGGTGATGCCCGGCGGCGGCTTCGGCCGGCGCGGCCAGACCGACTATGTCCGTCAGGCCGTCATCATCGCCAAGCAGATGCCGGGCACGCCGATCAAGCTGCTGTGGTCGCGCGAAGAGGATATGGCGCATGGGAGGTATCACCCGATCACCCAGTGCAAGATGACCGGCGCGTTCGACGCCAACAACAATCTGGTCGCGCTGCACTACCGCCTGTCGGGGCAATCGATCCTGTTCTCGCTGCGTCCCGAAGCGCTGCAGAACGGCATGGATCCGGCGGCATTCCAGGGCGTCGCCCAATCCGGCGAGGCCGCGTTCGGCTATTCGGTGCCGAACCTGTTGATCGAGCATGCGATGCGCAACCCGCACGTTCCGCCGGGCTTCTGGCGCGGCGTCAACGTCAATCACAACGCGATCTACATGGAATGCTTCATGGACGAACTGGCCCAGGCCGCAGGCCAGGACCCGCTCGAATTCCGGCGCAAGCTGATGGGCAATCACCCCAAGCATCTGGCGGTGCTCAATGCCGTGGCCGAAAAGATCGGCTGGAGCACGCCGGCGCCGCAGGGCGTCTATCGCGGCATCGCGCAGGTCATGGGTTACGGCAGCTATGTCGCCGGCGCCGCCGAGATCTCGGTGACTGACGGCAGCAAGATCAAGGTGCATCGCATCGTCGCCTCCACCGATCCCGGCTACGTCGTCAATCCGGCGCAGGTGGAGCGGCAGATCGCGGGCTCCTTCGTCTATGGTCTCTCCGCGCTGTTCTACGGCGGCTGCACCGTCAAGGACGGCAAGATCGAGCAGACCAACTTCGACACCTACAACTCGATGCGCATCAACGAGATGCCGAAGGTGGAAGCGGTGATGGTGCCGAGTGGCGGGTTCTGGGGCGGTGTCGGCGAGCCGACCATCGGCGTCGCGGCGCCGGCGGTGCTCAACGCCTATTTCGCCGCGACCGGCAAGCGCATCCGCTCGGTGCCGCTGCGCGACCAGAACATCACCTTCGCATAG
- the soxZ gene encoding thiosulfate oxidation carrier complex protein SoxZ produces the protein MAALINVPARAKRGDVIEIRTLTSHVMETGFRHTADGKLVPRDIITSFTCRYNGAEVFRADLFPAIAANPYLSFFTVAKESGKFEFEWIGDNGYSSTASTSITVE, from the coding sequence ATGGCCGCGCTCATCAATGTTCCAGCGAGGGCCAAGCGTGGCGACGTCATCGAGATCCGCACGTTGACCTCGCACGTCATGGAGACCGGCTTCCGCCACACCGCGGACGGCAAGCTGGTGCCGCGCGACATCATCACGAGCTTCACCTGCCGCTACAACGGCGCAGAGGTCTTTCGCGCCGACCTGTTTCCGGCGATCGCGGCCAATCCTTATCTCTCCTTCTTCACGGTGGCCAAGGAGAGCGGCAAGTTTGAGTTCGAATGGATCGGCGACAATGGCTATTCGTCCACCGCGTCGACATCGATCACGGTCGAATGA
- a CDS encoding carbohydrate ABC transporter permease: MSALTQSTPAAAQSGAAPETELRPPSYWPFVAPALVVVLAIIIFPWVFTIWMSLNEWKVGSPTTFVGFSNYLRLTSDPRFLESVGHTLVYTVLSVALPLVLGTLSAVVFHQKFAGRGFLRGIFIMPMMATPVAIALVWTMMFHPQLGVLNYLLSLVGIPAQLWVFHPATVIPSLVLVETWQWTPLVMLIVLGGLAAIPTEPYESAQIDGANIWQVFRFITLPLIMPFLFIAGMIRMIDAVKSFDIIFAITQGGPGSASETINIYLYSVAFTYYDLGYGSAIAVVFFLLIVLLAAVMLYARQRMLWTEISSGT, translated from the coding sequence GTGAGCGCGCTGACACAATCGACTCCGGCCGCGGCACAGTCTGGTGCCGCGCCGGAGACAGAGTTGAGGCCGCCGTCCTACTGGCCATTCGTAGCGCCGGCGCTGGTCGTCGTGCTCGCCATCATCATTTTTCCGTGGGTCTTCACCATCTGGATGAGCCTGAACGAGTGGAAGGTCGGCTCGCCGACCACCTTCGTCGGGTTCTCCAACTATCTGCGGCTGACGAGCGATCCCCGCTTTCTCGAGTCGGTCGGCCATACTCTGGTCTACACCGTATTGTCGGTGGCGCTGCCCCTGGTCCTCGGCACACTCTCGGCCGTGGTGTTCCACCAGAAATTCGCCGGCCGCGGTTTTCTGCGCGGCATCTTCATCATGCCGATGATGGCGACGCCCGTCGCGATTGCGCTGGTCTGGACCATGATGTTCCACCCGCAGCTCGGCGTGCTGAACTACCTCCTATCACTGGTCGGGATCCCCGCACAGCTCTGGGTGTTTCATCCCGCGACCGTCATTCCCTCGCTGGTGCTGGTCGAGACCTGGCAATGGACGCCGCTGGTGATGCTGATCGTGCTCGGCGGCCTCGCCGCCATCCCGACCGAGCCCTATGAGAGTGCGCAGATCGACGGCGCCAATATCTGGCAGGTCTTCCGCTTCATCACCCTGCCGCTGATCATGCCGTTCCTGTTCATCGCCGGCATGATCCGCATGATCGACGCGGTGAAGAGCTTCGACATCATCTTCGCGATCACGCAAGGAGGACCGGGCTCGGCGTCGGAGACGATCAACATCTATCTCTACAGCGTCGCCTTCACCTATTACGACCTCGGCTATGGCTCGGCGATCGCCGTGGTGTTCTTCCTGTTGATCGTCCTGCTTGCAGCCGTCATGCTCTATGCCCGCCAGCGCATGCTGTGGACCGAAATCTCGAGCGGCACATGA
- a CDS encoding (2Fe-2S)-binding protein, whose product MANLTINGKTFTLDVEPDTPLLWAIRENAGLTGTKYGCGIAQCGACTVHMDGVAMRSCGVSVSEAEGKKITTIEGLAAADSLHKVQEAWIAQDVPQCGYCQSGMIMAVAALLNEKPKPTDADIDEAITNICRCGTFQQVREAIHTIASA is encoded by the coding sequence ATGGCAAACCTAACAATCAACGGAAAAACCTTCACACTCGACGTCGAGCCAGATACGCCGCTGCTCTGGGCGATCCGTGAGAATGCCGGCCTGACCGGCACCAAATATGGTTGCGGCATTGCACAATGCGGCGCCTGCACGGTTCACATGGATGGCGTGGCGATGCGCTCCTGCGGCGTTTCGGTCAGCGAGGCCGAGGGCAAGAAGATCACCACGATCGAGGGGCTTGCAGCCGCGGATTCGCTGCACAAGGTGCAGGAGGCCTGGATCGCCCAGGACGTGCCGCAATGCGGCTATTGCCAAAGCGGCATGATCATGGCGGTGGCGGCGCTGCTGAACGAGAAGCCGAAGCCGACCGACGCCGACATCGACGAGGCCATCACCAATATCTGCCGCTGCGGCACCTTCCAGCAGGTGCGCGAGGCGATCCACACGATCGCAAGCGCGTAA
- a CDS encoding NAD(P)/FAD-dependent oxidoreductase: protein MNAPVTRRNAVLGITVAATSLAAPSILRAQSAGRVVVVGGGFGGAACARALKRADAKLQVTLIEPNRTFISCPFSNEVIAGLREMAAQQFGYDKLAAEGISIVARAATAIDAQKRSVTTSDAATLIYDRLVLSPGIDFHLEALPGYDDVASEKMPHAWKAGAQTLLLRRQLEAMADGGTVAIAIPANPSRCPPAPYERASLIAHYLKTQKPRSKVLVLDAKDTFSQQRLFETAWKELYGDMIERVALSQGGRVTSVDPATKTIVTEFGNYTPDVANVIPPQRAGRIAEIAGATDATGWCPIDPVTFESKLVKNIHVIGDACLGGGIPKSASAASAQGKACAAAIVALLAGRTPDAPRLTGICYNTVAPGYGFSLAGDYQPKGDIFAEVEGGATSPVDAPRELRAREAGEAERWFQTITADTFG from the coding sequence ATGAATGCGCCGGTGACACGGCGGAATGCCGTCCTCGGCATCACCGTCGCGGCCACATCGCTCGCCGCCCCCTCGATCCTGCGCGCGCAATCGGCGGGCCGCGTCGTCGTGGTCGGCGGCGGCTTTGGCGGCGCGGCTTGCGCCCGAGCGCTGAAGCGCGCTGACGCGAAATTGCAGGTCACGCTGATCGAGCCGAACCGGACCTTCATCTCCTGCCCCTTCAGTAATGAGGTGATCGCGGGCCTGCGCGAGATGGCGGCGCAGCAGTTCGGTTACGACAAGCTCGCCGCCGAGGGCATCAGCATCGTCGCTCGGGCTGCGACCGCCATTGATGCACAAAAGCGCAGCGTCACGACGTCGGATGCCGCTACGCTGATCTACGACCGTCTCGTGCTCTCGCCCGGCATCGACTTCCACCTCGAGGCCCTGCCCGGCTACGACGACGTCGCATCGGAGAAGATGCCGCACGCCTGGAAAGCCGGCGCGCAGACTCTTTTGCTGCGCAGGCAATTGGAGGCGATGGCGGATGGCGGCACGGTCGCCATTGCAATTCCGGCCAATCCCTCGCGTTGCCCGCCCGCGCCCTACGAGCGCGCCAGCCTGATCGCACATTACCTCAAGACGCAGAAGCCACGCTCGAAAGTCCTGGTCCTCGATGCCAAGGACACCTTCTCCCAGCAGCGGCTGTTCGAGACGGCGTGGAAGGAGCTCTATGGCGACATGATCGAGCGCGTCGCGCTCTCGCAAGGCGGTCGCGTCACCTCGGTCGATCCCGCGACCAAAACCATCGTCACCGAGTTCGGCAACTACACCCCTGATGTCGCCAACGTCATTCCGCCACAGCGGGCCGGGCGCATCGCCGAAATCGCGGGCGCCACGGATGCGACCGGCTGGTGCCCGATCGATCCCGTCACCTTCGAATCGAAGCTCGTCAAGAACATCCACGTCATTGGCGATGCCTGCCTCGGCGGCGGCATTCCCAAATCGGCTTCCGCTGCAAGCGCGCAAGGCAAGGCCTGCGCTGCCGCGATCGTCGCTTTGCTCGCGGGCCGCACGCCGGACGCGCCGCGGTTGACAGGCATCTGCTACAACACCGTCGCACCCGGCTACGGTTTTTCGCTCGCCGGCGACTACCAGCCGAAAGGCGACATCTTCGCGGAGGTCGAAGGCGGCGCCACGAGCCCGGTCGATGCGCCGCGCGAGCTGCGCGCCCGCGAGGCCGGCGAGGCCGAGCGCTGGTTTCAGACCATCACGGCGGACACTTTTGGCTAG
- a CDS encoding SoxY-related AACIE arm protein — MPTTRRQFLSLAGSVTAAGTIPIVTLRPVEATPAMLTAAIRNVVGEAQIRTGKVNLDIPPLVENGNTVPMTVSVASPMTADDYVKTIHVFNEKNPQPNIGNFHLGPSSGRAQVSTRIRLADTQKVVAIAHMSDDTFWQVVADVVVTLAACTEEMN, encoded by the coding sequence ATGCCGACCACGCGACGACAATTCTTGAGCCTTGCCGGCAGCGTGACGGCCGCTGGCACGATTCCGATCGTCACGCTGCGGCCGGTCGAGGCCACGCCGGCAATGCTCACCGCTGCGATCCGCAACGTTGTCGGTGAAGCGCAGATTCGTACCGGCAAGGTCAATCTCGACATTCCGCCGCTGGTCGAGAACGGCAACACGGTGCCGATGACGGTGAGCGTCGCAAGCCCCATGACCGCGGATGACTACGTCAAGACCATCCATGTCTTCAACGAGAAGAACCCGCAACCGAACATCGGCAATTTCCATCTCGGCCCGTCCTCCGGCCGCGCCCAGGTCTCGACCCGGATCCGGCTCGCCGACACCCAGAAGGTGGTCGCGATCGCGCACATGTCCGACGACACGTTCTGGCAAGTCGTCGCCGACGTGGTCGTGACGCTGGCCGCCTGTACCGAGGAGATGAACTGA
- the soxA gene encoding sulfur oxidation c-type cytochrome SoxA has translation MSSWRAIAAATLYAAAPALLAGEIPPDARRSGYSFMGPDTRAMQDDDTSNPGMLFVLDGEALWGKKTGSAEKSCADCHGDARSSMKGVAARYPSFDKALARPVTLDQRINLCRADHQQATPLPYESRDLLALSAFVAHQSRGVAITAGDDPQVQPFVEQGRDLFMQREGQLNLACANCHDDNFDKRLAGAPITQGQPTGYPLYRLEWQTLGSLERRLRSCMTGVRAQAYDYGSPELVALELYLMSRARSMPMETPAVRP, from the coding sequence ATGAGCTCTTGGCGCGCGATAGCGGCGGCAACATTGTACGCCGCGGCCCCTGCCCTGCTCGCCGGTGAAATCCCGCCCGATGCGCGCCGGTCCGGCTATTCCTTCATGGGGCCCGACACGCGCGCGATGCAGGATGACGACACGTCCAATCCAGGTATGCTGTTCGTGCTCGACGGCGAGGCGCTGTGGGGAAAGAAGACCGGCAGTGCGGAGAAGTCCTGCGCGGACTGCCACGGCGATGCCCGCAGCAGCATGAAGGGCGTCGCGGCGCGCTATCCATCCTTCGACAAGGCGCTGGCGCGCCCTGTCACGCTCGACCAACGCATCAATCTCTGCCGCGCCGATCATCAGCAGGCAACGCCGCTCCCCTACGAGAGCCGCGACCTCCTGGCGCTGTCCGCTTTCGTCGCCCATCAATCGCGTGGCGTCGCGATCACGGCCGGCGACGATCCACAGGTACAACCCTTCGTCGAACAGGGTCGCGACCTGTTCATGCAGCGCGAGGGCCAGCTCAATCTTGCCTGCGCCAATTGCCATGACGACAATTTCGACAAGCGCCTCGCGGGCGCGCCGATCACGCAGGGACAGCCGACCGGCTATCCCCTCTATCGGCTGGAATGGCAAACGCTGGGATCATTGGAGCGGCGGCTGCGCAGCTGCATGACCGGCGTGCGCGCCCAGGCCTATGACTACGGTTCGCCCGAGCTGGTCGCGCTCGAGCTTTACCTGATGTCGCGGGCGCGTAGCATGCCGATGGAGACACCGGCCGTACGTCCCTGA
- a CDS encoding carbohydrate ABC transporter permease: MTPRQIIGKIGLWLSVLVIVSPAILFFLWMASLSLKFEVDNAAYPPVFIPEHVAWKNYADVLASNRFMTYFINSLVVTGSATALALLVGVPAGYGIARMAAHKSAIVILIARITPGLSYLIPLFLLFQWLGLLGTLVPQIIIHLVVTVPIVIWIMIGYFETTPMELEEAALIDGATRWQVFRHVALPIARPGIAVAFILAVIFSWNNFVFGIVLAGRETRTLPVAVYNMISFDQLSWGPLAAAALIVTLPVLLLTVFAQRQIVAGLTAGAVKGG, translated from the coding sequence ATGACACCCCGTCAGATCATCGGCAAGATCGGCCTGTGGCTTTCTGTGCTCGTCATCGTGTCCCCGGCGATCCTGTTCTTCCTATGGATGGCGTCGCTGTCGCTCAAGTTCGAGGTCGACAATGCCGCCTACCCGCCGGTGTTCATTCCCGAGCACGTGGCCTGGAAGAACTATGCGGACGTGCTCGCCTCCAACCGCTTCATGACCTATTTCATCAACAGCCTGGTCGTCACCGGCAGCGCGACCGCGCTTGCGCTGCTCGTCGGCGTGCCCGCCGGCTACGGCATCGCGCGCATGGCCGCGCACAAATCCGCGATCGTGATCCTGATCGCCCGCATCACGCCCGGCCTGTCCTATCTGATCCCGCTGTTCCTGCTGTTCCAGTGGCTGGGTCTGCTCGGCACGCTGGTGCCGCAGATCATCATCCATCTGGTCGTGACCGTGCCGATCGTGATCTGGATCATGATCGGCTATTTCGAGACGACGCCGATGGAGCTGGAGGAAGCCGCCCTGATCGACGGCGCCACGCGCTGGCAGGTGTTTCGCCATGTCGCGCTCCCGATCGCGAGGCCCGGCATCGCGGTCGCCTTCATCCTGGCGGTGATCTTCTCCTGGAACAACTTTGTGTTCGGCATCGTGCTGGCGGGACGCGAGACGCGCACCCTGCCGGTCGCCGTCTACAACATGATCTCGTTCGATCAGCTGAGCTGGGGTCCACTCGCAGCCGCCGCGCTGATCGTCACCCTCCCGGTGCTGCTGCTGACGGTGTTTGCGCAGCGGCAGATCGTGGCCGGGCTGACGGCAGGAGCCGTCAAGGGCGGGTAG
- the soxX gene encoding sulfur oxidation c-type cytochrome SoxX — protein MADELASYKVVGDGIPESLTGSPGDAARGRALVLARTTTCILCHSGPFPETRFQGDLAPDLTGTGNRWSASQLRLRLVDASRFNPQTIMPSYYRNDGLVRVGRNFAGKPMLSAAEIEDIVAYLATLRD, from the coding sequence ATGGCGGACGAGCTCGCGTCCTACAAGGTCGTCGGCGACGGCATTCCGGAATCGCTCACGGGCTCGCCCGGCGATGCCGCGCGCGGACGCGCGCTGGTGCTGGCGCGCACGACGACCTGCATCCTCTGCCATTCCGGTCCATTCCCGGAAACGCGGTTCCAGGGCGACCTCGCGCCCGATCTCACCGGCACCGGGAACCGGTGGTCGGCGAGCCAGTTGCGGCTTCGACTGGTCGATGCCTCGCGCTTCAACCCGCAGACCATCATGCCGTCCTACTATCGCAACGATGGGCTCGTGCGCGTTGGACGCAATTTCGCCGGTAAGCCGATGTTGTCGGCTGCCGAGATCGAGGACATCGTGGCTTATCTTGCAACGCTTCGAGACTAG